A window of the Zootoca vivipara chromosome 14, rZooViv1.1, whole genome shotgun sequence genome harbors these coding sequences:
- the CTXN2 gene encoding cortexin-2, with amino-acid sequence MSSNYCNNASLSMSVNEVSTFPLTLEQKTGFAFVGILCVFLGLLIIRCFKILLDPYSSMPSSTWEDEVEGLDKGTFEYALA; translated from the coding sequence ATGAGCAGTAACTACTGCAACAACGCGTCATTGAGCATGAGTGTCAACGAGGTGTCCACCTTTCCCCTCACTCTGGAACAAAAAACCGGCTTTGCCTTTGTGGGGATCCTGTGTGTCTTTTTGGGACTTCTGATTATCAGATGCTTCAAAATCTTATTAGACCCTTATAGCAGTATGCCATCCTCCACGTGGGAGGATGAGGTGGAAGGGCTTGATAAGGGGACGTTTGAATATGCACTTGCATGA